A DNA window from Anaerocolumna sp. AGMB13020 contains the following coding sequences:
- a CDS encoding ArsR/SmtB family transcription factor, with amino-acid sequence MLHIKTLDEGLDVFKALGSEVRISIIKLLIKNKGMNMNELAAGLNITNGALTSHIKKLEDCGIVSIVSESAGHGNQKKCMVHLDKILVELESEENKKNIYETEIKIGHYSGYQVFPTCGLATSAQLIGEVDDARYFAHPSRVDSDILWFTRGFVEYVIPNFIPISQKIDQITISAELSSEAPGINDAWPSDIHFYLNEICLGTWTSPGDFGDVKGIFTPDWWYPNWNQYGLLKLIVINENGTFIDGLQISEVCLKDLNLNYGSNIKFKLAIPDDAQHVGGLTIFGRNFGNYNQDIKVRIHYSPLDDSSQSVASHKAALQSLQA; translated from the coding sequence ATGCTGCATATTAAAACACTGGATGAAGGTCTGGATGTGTTTAAAGCTCTCGGTTCCGAAGTCAGGATTTCTATCATAAAGCTTTTAATTAAAAATAAAGGTATGAATATGAACGAACTGGCCGCCGGCTTAAATATCACCAATGGTGCTTTGACCAGCCATATTAAGAAATTGGAGGACTGCGGAATTGTCTCGATTGTCAGTGAATCAGCAGGCCACGGTAATCAAAAGAAATGTATGGTCCACCTGGACAAGATTTTAGTAGAATTGGAAAGTGAAGAAAATAAGAAAAACATCTACGAAACCGAAATAAAGATCGGCCATTATTCCGGTTATCAGGTATTTCCCACCTGCGGGCTGGCTACTTCTGCCCAGCTCATCGGCGAAGTGGATGATGCCAGATACTTTGCACATCCAAGCCGTGTAGACAGCGATATCTTATGGTTTACACGAGGTTTTGTAGAATATGTGATACCAAATTTCATACCGATTTCACAAAAAATAGACCAAATTACCATTTCAGCAGAATTAAGCTCCGAAGCCCCTGGTATTAATGATGCCTGGCCTTCCGATATACATTTTTACCTGAACGAAATATGCCTTGGCACCTGGACCAGTCCCGGAGATTTCGGTGATGTGAAGGGAATCTTTACCCCTGACTGGTGGTATCCCAACTGGAATCAGTACGGCTTATTAAAACTGATCGTTATCAATGAGAACGGAACCTTCATTGATGGCCTGCAGATTTCTGAGGTATGTCTAAAGGATCTGAACTTAAATTACGGCAGTAATATCAAATTCAAGCTGGCTATTCCAGATGACGCACAACATGTAGGCGGATTGACGATTTTTGGACGAAACTTCGGCAATTATAACCAGGATATAAAGGTCAGGATACACTACAGCCCTCTGGATGACAGCAGCCAGTCTGTTGCTTCCCACAAGGCAGCTCTACAGAGCCTGCAGGCTTAA